The following are from one region of the Paramagnetospirillum magnetotacticum MS-1 genome:
- a CDS encoding ABC transporter ATP-binding protein, translated as MMLLSVENLSLCFRTRSGVVRALEDVSLSLAKGETLGVVGESGSGKSVLSFAVMGISDSAATVTGGSIRFEGLDLLTSDGDSLDELRGAEMAMIFQNPRTALNPIRPVGRQIADVLLRHGGVTHAQAKAKAVEMLAKVRIPDPERRALAYPFEMSGGMCQRVMIALALACGPKLLIADEPTTGLDVTTQAAIMDLIEELARESNMATLLITHDLGLAAERCHRIAVMHAGHVVEVAPADELFANPRHPYTARLIATTPRPSTSLAGLEPIPGSLPDLRGELPPCRYAERCERRTPDCDRQPLLRQGDASRTVACRNPIMGDAA; from the coding sequence ATGATGCTGCTGTCCGTCGAGAACCTCTCCCTTTGCTTTCGCACCCGCTCCGGCGTGGTGCGCGCCCTGGAGGATGTCAGCCTGTCCCTGGCCAAGGGCGAGACCCTGGGCGTGGTGGGTGAATCGGGATCGGGAAAGTCGGTCCTGTCCTTTGCCGTGATGGGGATCTCCGATTCCGCCGCCACGGTGACGGGGGGCAGCATCCGCTTCGAGGGCCTGGACCTTCTGACCAGCGACGGCGACTCATTGGACGAACTGCGCGGCGCCGAGATGGCGATGATCTTCCAGAACCCGCGCACGGCGCTCAACCCCATCCGCCCGGTAGGGCGGCAGATCGCCGACGTCTTGCTGCGCCACGGCGGCGTCACCCATGCCCAGGCCAAGGCCAAGGCCGTGGAGATGCTGGCCAAGGTGCGGATTCCCGATCCCGAACGCCGCGCCCTGGCCTATCCCTTCGAGATGTCGGGCGGCATGTGCCAAAGGGTGATGATCGCCCTGGCCCTGGCCTGCGGCCCCAAGCTGCTGATCGCCGACGAGCCCACCACGGGTCTGGACGTGACCACCCAGGCGGCGATCATGGATCTGATCGAAGAACTGGCGCGGGAAAGCAACATGGCCACGTTGCTGATCACCCATGACCTGGGCCTGGCGGCGGAACGCTGCCATCGCATCGCGGTCATGCATGCCGGTCATGTGGTGGAGGTGGCTCCGGCGGACGAGCTGTTCGCCAATCCACGCCATCCCTATACCGCGCGGCTGATCGCCACCACGCCGCGGCCAAGCACCAGCCTCGCCGGTCTGGAGCCCATACCCGGCTCACTGCCGGATCTTCGGGGCGAACTGCCCCCCTGCCGCTACGCCGAACGTTGTGAACGCCGGACTCCGGACTGCGACCGCCAGCCGTTGCTCCGCCAGGGCGATGCCAGCCGGACCGTCGCCTGCCGCAACCCGATCATGGGAGATGCCGCATGA
- a CDS encoding oligopeptide/dipeptide ABC transporter ATP-binding protein, which produces MRPLLDVVDLCRRFPVGKESFLHAVDNVSLHVQRGEAVGLVGESGCGKSTLVRMLTRVLDPSEGSIRFEDKEIGYIPAARFTHSPERGLIQMVFQDPTESLNPRFTAFDCIADPLKRLKGPWTQASLTARVEELASMVGLPLPLLTRFPHQLSGGQKARVGIARALGPEPRLLILDEPTSALDVSVQAVILKLLDDLRLRLNVSYLFVSHDLNVVRLLCSRVVVMYLGKVVESGPTDRVFDSPAHPYTRALLSAIPSARGAPPLRFRLSGEPRSPIDPSPQVCRFFGRCPEGHARCEAEMPDLQQLGPDHFAACHG; this is translated from the coding sequence ATGAGGCCGCTTCTCGACGTCGTGGATCTGTGCCGCCGTTTCCCCGTGGGCAAGGAATCCTTCCTTCACGCCGTGGACAATGTCAGCCTGCACGTTCAAAGGGGCGAGGCGGTGGGGCTGGTGGGTGAATCCGGCTGCGGCAAGTCGACCCTGGTGCGCATGCTGACCCGCGTCCTGGACCCCTCGGAGGGCTCCATCCGCTTCGAGGACAAGGAGATCGGCTATATCCCGGCTGCGCGCTTCACGCACTCGCCCGAGCGGGGCCTGATCCAGATGGTATTCCAGGACCCGACGGAAAGCCTCAACCCCCGATTCACCGCCTTCGACTGCATCGCCGACCCTCTGAAGCGGCTGAAAGGCCCCTGGACCCAGGCCAGCCTCACGGCGCGGGTGGAGGAACTGGCTTCCATGGTGGGGCTGCCGCTGCCGCTGCTGACCCGCTTTCCCCACCAATTGTCCGGCGGTCAGAAGGCCCGCGTCGGCATCGCCCGCGCCCTGGGCCCTGAACCGCGCCTCCTGATCCTCGACGAGCCCACATCGGCGCTGGATGTTTCGGTTCAGGCGGTGATCCTGAAGCTGCTGGACGATCTTCGCCTGCGCCTGAACGTCAGCTATCTCTTCGTCAGCCACGATCTCAATGTGGTTCGGCTGCTGTGCAGCCGGGTGGTGGTGATGTATCTGGGCAAGGTGGTGGAAAGCGGCCCAACGGACCGGGTGTTCGACAGCCCGGCTCATCCCTATACCCGCGCCCTGCTGTCCGCCATCCCCTCGGCACGCGGCGCCCCGCCCCTGCGCTTCCGCCTGTCCGGAGAACCGCGCAGCCCCATCGACCCCTCTCCACAGGTTTGCCGCTTCTTCGGCCGCTGCCCGGAGGGACATGCCCGCTGCGAGGCCGAGATGCCGGATCTGCAACAGTTGGGGCCTGATCATTTCGCGGCCTGCCATGGATAG
- a CDS encoding AAA family ATPase, which translates to MKPSTLAAPFLKRVTLLPEKVEAGRFPFGHLPFLKGDDFVLDFGSAITILVGENGSGKSTLIEGIASCAGFPMLGGSRDHRPAEDAGSGALGSALRLSWLPKVSNGFFFRAESFFGLAGYLDEVGSLDRQGGRALHRQSHGEAFMALFKNRLDSGQRAIYLLDEPEVALSPRRSQSRLMCLIHCIVVIARFLSMRFLVKIAGAAWKTQ; encoded by the coding sequence ATGAAGCCGTCCACCCTTGCCGCCCCCTTCCTCAAGCGCGTCACCCTGCTCCCCGAGAAGGTGGAGGCGGGCCGTTTTCCCTTCGGCCATCTGCCGTTCCTCAAAGGGGATGATTTCGTCCTCGATTTCGGATCAGCCATCACCATCCTGGTGGGCGAGAACGGCAGCGGCAAATCCACCCTGATCGAGGGGATCGCGTCTTGCGCCGGTTTTCCCATGCTGGGCGGCAGCCGGGACCACCGACCGGCAGAGGACGCGGGCTCGGGTGCATTGGGAAGCGCCTTGCGCCTGTCCTGGCTGCCCAAGGTCTCCAACGGCTTCTTCTTCCGGGCCGAGAGCTTTTTCGGTCTCGCCGGCTATCTGGACGAGGTGGGCTCCCTGGACCGCCAGGGCGGACGGGCTCTGCACCGTCAAAGCCACGGCGAGGCCTTCATGGCCTTGTTCAAAAATCGCCTCGACTCAGGCCAGCGCGCCATCTACCTGCTGGACGAACCGGAAGTGGCGCTGTCACCGCGCAGGTCGCAAAGTCGGTTGATGTGTCTGATCCATTGTATTGTTGTCATAGCGCGTTTCCTTTCCATGCGTTTTCTGGTGAAAATCGCTGGGGCGGCCTGGAAAACGCAATGA
- a CDS encoding bacteriohemerythrin — protein sequence MDLNWKSEYETGYDRIDWEHRVFLDLVSEFVSEAEGDGEHTLLLRLAHEVYKYADFHFFSEERVMVKLSYPEAEHHRQVHKALLEELRVFIDSLSIDRYQAEPMARFLVRWFLSHTANEDHKLADSVVEFRARGGHI from the coding sequence ATGGATCTGAACTGGAAGTCGGAGTACGAGACTGGCTATGACCGAATAGACTGGGAGCACAGAGTATTTCTCGATTTGGTCTCGGAATTTGTATCGGAGGCAGAGGGAGACGGTGAGCACACGCTACTACTGCGCCTCGCTCATGAAGTTTATAAATACGCCGACTTCCACTTTTTCAGCGAAGAGCGGGTGATGGTGAAGCTAAGCTATCCAGAAGCCGAGCATCATCGCCAAGTGCACAAGGCGCTGCTTGAAGAGTTGAGGGTCTTTATTGATTCCTTGTCCATCGATCGTTATCAAGCTGAGCCGATGGCTCGCTTTCTTGTTCGGTGGTTTCTGTCCCACACGGCAAATGAGGACCATAAGCTGGCAGACAGTGTGGTGGAATTCCGAGCTCGAGGCGGTCACATTTAG
- a CDS encoding tyrosine-type recombinase/integrase, producing the protein MKQAKVLSEAELKRVLSVIANQRHAARNRMAVMLSFYAGMRVGEIAHLKLGDVLDGDGRVKDQITLLAHYTKTAEARAVFVSGKLRRELERYMLSGVPTTDRAAPFLVTQKATAFSANTLCQLFGQIYTLAGIDGASSHSGRRWFITQLAHSGVSAKVIMTLAGHRHLSTTQRYIEVNDQMMKAAVEVL; encoded by the coding sequence ATGAAACAGGCAAAGGTACTCAGCGAAGCGGAACTGAAGCGCGTGCTATCGGTGATCGCCAATCAACGCCATGCAGCACGCAACCGCATGGCGGTCATGTTGAGTTTCTACGCAGGAATGCGCGTCGGAGAGATCGCCCATTTGAAACTCGGCGACGTTCTTGATGGTGATGGCCGCGTAAAGGACCAGATCACGCTGTTGGCCCACTACACCAAGACCGCCGAAGCCAGGGCGGTCTTCGTCAGCGGCAAGCTGCGCCGCGAGCTTGAGCGGTACATGTTGTCGGGAGTCCCGACAACTGACCGCGCCGCGCCGTTCCTCGTGACGCAAAAGGCCACCGCGTTCTCGGCCAACACGCTGTGCCAGTTATTTGGACAGATTTATACGCTGGCCGGAATTGATGGTGCGAGCAGCCACAGCGGTCGGCGGTGGTTTATCACCCAGTTGGCCCACAGCGGCGTGTCCGCGAAGGTCATCATGACGCTGGCCGGTCATCGCCACTTGTCCACCACGCAGCGTTATATCGAGGTCAACGACCAGATGATGAAAGCTGCCGTGGAGGTGCTGTAG